The following are from one region of the Capsicum annuum cultivar UCD-10X-F1 chromosome 1, UCD10Xv1.1, whole genome shotgun sequence genome:
- the LOC107838870 gene encoding chaperone protein dnaJ GFA2, mitochondrial, translating to MVRSNGVRLVHRLARCTFSSAAGSLLKGGCRGYNTAVCYQSRGLFYLNSNYGSRERDWLRLGLFKGNFGATRSIHGTAMSSKDFYEVLGVNRNATASEIKKAYYGLAKRLHPDMNKDDPEAEKKFQEVSKAYEVLKDDKTREQYDQLGHDAFNNMNNGGGGGPGFDPFGGFKSPFEDIFRNADIFGNIFNRDMGGEDVKVPIELSFMEAVQGCSKTITFQTDLPCTACGGTGVPPGTKPETCKRCKGSGVSISQTGPFTLQTTCPSCKGTGKIVSSFCKSCKGNRVLRGPKTVKVDIMPGVDTDETLKVYGSGGADPEGNRPGDLYVVFKVREDPVFRREGSDIHVDAVLSITQAILGGTIQVPTLTGDVVVKVRAGTQPGQKVVLKKKGIKGRNSYSFGDQFVHFNVSIPTNLTPRQRQLIEEFAKEEQGEYDKGAAAGASR from the exons ATGGTCAGGTCCAATGGTGTTCGTCTTGTTCATCGCCTTGCACGCTGCACCTTTTCTTCT GCTGCTGGATCTTTGTTAAAGGGTGGTTGTAGGGGGTACAATACAGCAGTGTGTTATCAATCAAGGGGtttgttttatttgaattctAATTATG GGAGCAGAGAAAGGGATTGGTTAAGACTTGGATTATTCAAAGGCAATTTTGGTGCCACCAGATCAATTCATGGAACAG CCATGAGTTCGAAAGATTTTTATGAGGTTCTTGGCGTCAATCGAAATGCAACTGCCTCTGAAATCAAAAAAGCATATTATGGG CTTGCAAAGCGACTGCATCCAGATATGAACAAAGATGATCCAGAAGCCGAAAAAAAGTTTCAAGAAGTTTCAAAGGCTTACGAG GTTTTGAAGGATGATAAAACACGTGAACAATATGATCAG CTTGGCCATGATGCATTTAATAACATGAACAATGGTGGAGGTGGAGGTCCTGGATTTGATCCGTTTGGTGGCTTCAAAAGTCCATTTGAAGACATTTTTAGAAATGCTGAT ATTTTTGGCAACATCTTTAACAGAGACATGGGAGGAGAGGATGTCAAG GTTCCGATTGAACTATCCTTCATGGAAGCCGTTCAGGGGTGCTCTAAGACTATTACATTCCAAACAGATTTGCCTTGCACTGCTTGCG GTGGAACTGGTGTGCCTCCTGGCACTAAACCTGAAACTTGTAAGCGCTGCAAAGGTTCTGGTGTG TCAATCTCTCAAACTGGTCCTTTCACCCTTCAGACCACTTGTCCTTCATGCAAAGGAACAGGGAAAATTGTATCG AGTTTCTGCAAGTCTTGCAAGGGAAACCGTGTATTACGAGGACCAAAGACAGTGAAAGTGGATATCATGCCTG GAGTAGACACCGATGAGACACTCAAGGTGTATGGAAGTGGTGGAGCAGATCCTGAAGGCAATCGACCTGGAGATCTTTACGTTGTTTTTAAG GTCAGAGAAGATCCTGTTTTCCGTAGAGAGGGCTCTGATATTCATGTAGATGCTGTTTTGAGTATCACCCAG GCAATCTTGGGAGGAACAATCCAAGTCCCAACTCTGACGGGAGATGTTGTTGttaag GTTCGCGCTGGCACTCAACCTGGTCAAAAGGTCGTCCTCAAAAAGAAAG GAATAAAAGGACGGAATTCCTACTCATTTGGAGATCAGTTTGTCCACTTCAATGTCAGCATTCCCAC AAACTTGACACCAAGACAGCGTCAATTGATTGAGGAGTTCGCCAAGGAAGAGCAAGGGGAATACGATAAAGGGGCTGCAGCAGGAGCCTCAAGGTGA